One genomic region from Ptychodera flava strain L36383 chromosome 14, AS_Pfla_20210202, whole genome shotgun sequence encodes:
- the LOC139149824 gene encoding retinol dehydrogenase 11-like codes for MVFYIIALVVVSVPVLYLLRNFFKGGVCKSTARLDGKTVIITGANTGIGKETAKDLAGRGARVILACRDLEKANQAAAEVKKTSGNQNVIVKKLDLASLASVREFAADINKEESRLDILLNNAGVMWCPYMKTKDGFEMQFGVNHLGHFLLTNLLLDLLKKSAPSRIVTVSSMGHAFVKRVCFEDLNGEKSYNTMHAYSQSKLANILFTRELSKRLEGTGVTANSLHPGAVDTDLSRYIPRILWNILYAVLYPMWMLVLKMPKDGAQTSIHCAVAEELDGVSGLYFSDCAVKEPTSQAKDDGVAKKLWEVSADMVGLDN; via the exons ATGGTGTTTTACATCATAGCACTGGTAGTAGTGTCTGTACCGGTACTGTATCTTCTCAG GAATTTTTTCAAAGGTGGTGTCTGCAAAAGTACAGCAAGACTTGATGGCAAGACTGTAATCATCactggagcaaacacaggaATTGGCAAGGAAACTGCAAAGGATCTTGCGGGAAGAG GTGCTAGAGTCATCCTTGCCTGCAGGGACCTTGAGAAGGCCAACCAGGCAGCCGCTGAGGTAAAGAAAACATCAGGCAACCAAAATGTCATTGTGAAAAAATTAGACCTGGCATCACTGGCTTCAGTGAGAGAATTTGCTGCTGACATCAACAAAG AGGAGTCTAGACTGGATATTCTCCTGAACAATGCTGGAGTCATGTGGTGTCCCTACATGAAGACAAAGGATGGATTTGAGATGCAGTTTGGAGTCAATCACCTCG GTCATTTCCTTCTGACCAATCTTCTACTTGACCTTCTGAAGAAATCAGCCCCGAGCAGGATCGTCACTGTGTCATCCATGGGTCACGCTTTTGTCAAAAGGGTGTGTTTTGAAGACCTGAATGGCGAGAAAAGCTACAACACAATGCACGCATATTCACAAAGTAAACTGGCCAACATCCTTTTCACAAGGGAACTGAGTAAAAGATTAGAAG GAACCGGTGTGACTGCCAATTCGCTCCATCCTGGGGCAGTAGACACTGACCTGAGTAGATACATTCCACGAATCCTTTGGAACATCTTGTATGCAGTCCTGTATCCGATGTGGATGCTGGTCTTAAAAATGCCCAAAGATGGCGCCCAGACCAGCATCCATTGCGCCGTTGCCGAGGAGCTGGATGGGGTGTCTGGTCTCTATTTCAG TGATTGCGCTGTGAAGGAGCCAACTTCCCAAGCAAAAGACGATGGAGTTGCTAAGAAACTGTGGGAAGTGAGTGCTGACATGGTTGGACTCGACAATTAA